The Methylocaldum marinum genome includes the window GGTCGGAACCGGTGACGGCGAGTCTTCAAAAAGAATAAGGAAGAATTGTTCGGCCCCTTCGGCATCGCTGAGCGGCAGCACCTCGAACTGAATATGGCGTTCCCGGCCGTCGATACGAATGCGGATGTTTTGCCGCTTGGCGGCTTGTCCGGTCGACCGCGTTTCCTGAATGGCCTCCGATAGCTCGATAAAAAGATAGGTTTGCGTCAGACTTTTCAGATTGAGGCTTGCCGAACCCTGCTGATGCTCCAGAAAAAGCCCGGTATGACCGCGAAACTGAAGTACGTTCAGATCGCCATCGACCAGGACTCCGGCGGGCACGTAACGCGCAAGCAGGATGTTGTCGGCCTGGCGCTGCACCAATCCGGGATCTTGTAAAGACGCAGCGGTTTCCGACAGCGTTTTTGCGGGTTGCGGTATCTTCTGCTCCTGGCCGCCGAAGTCCGACAACATTCGTCCGGGAATGTTCTTCCTCACGTATATGCTCCAATTTTTACTGATCGGTTCGAAAAGACGCGAACCTTGCGGACCAATATTTTCGGAAGGGCCTAGCGCCAGAAATTTACCCGGATTGAGTGCGTAATGAAAGGTCGACAAAACCTGTCTCTGCAAATCCGGATCCAGGTAAATCAGGAGATTGCAGCAGCTGATCAGATCGAGTTTGGAAAAGGGAGGATCGTGCGCCACGTTGTGTTCGGCGAATACGCACGCCTCTCTTATCGCCGGAATAACGTGATAATAGCCATCGATCCGGTTAAAGAAACGTCTGAGCCTTTGTTCGGAAATGTGAAACCGGATGCTCTCGGAGTAGCGTCCCGCGCGCGCCAGGCTGATGGCTTGCGGATTGATGTCACTGCCGAAAACCTGGATCGGAACGCTGGCCTGTTGCTCGTCCAGAAATTCGACCAGCCCCATGGCGATGGAATAGGCCTCTTCGCCGGTGGCGCAACCCGGCACCCAGATACGGAGCGGGCCGTTTGCAGATCGGTCTTTGAGCAGCCGGGGAAAGACTTCTCTCGTCAATCCCCGGAATGTCTCCGGGTCCCTGAAAAACGTGGTGACTCGAATCAGGAAATCCTGGCACAGCGCTTCGACCTCGGCCGGTTGCTTCTGAAGCAGAGTCAGATAATCCGAGAGGCTATGGATTTTGTTGAGGGCCATTCGGCGCAAGAGCCGCCGTAAAATGGTTTTGCGTTTGTACTGGCTGAAATCGAGCCCGCAGGTAGCGAGGACGACGCGGAATACCTGCTTCAAGTCCTTTTCCCGGATCGCCACGCTCTCCGGACCGTCAGCGCCGTTTTCGGCCCGCTGGCTCAGGTTGGAGAGTTCCCGCGCGATTTCCCGTGGCGGCAACACGTAGTCCACGCATCCCATGCTGATGGCGTTGCGCGGCATGCCATCGAACCGGGCGGAGGATGGATCCTCGGCGAACGCGATGCCGCCTCCGGTCTTGATTGCCTTGAGCCCCTTGGCTCCGTCGGAACCGGTTCCCGACAGCACGATTCCGATCGCTTTTTTCCCAAGTTCGCGGGCCAGGGAAAGAAACAGATGATCGGCCGGCCGATGCGGCTGCAAAGGCACCCGCCGACGTTTAAGGCACAGGTGGCCGACGGAAACGCTGATGTCCGCGTCCGGCGGCATCACATAAATATGATCCGGTTTTATGGCCATTCCTTCGCGCCCCTCGATCACCGGCAGCCGTATGGAATTGGCCAGAATTTCCGGAAACTTGCTGTCGTGATCGGGGGAGAGATGCTGGGCGAGCAGGAAGGCGAATCCGATTCCGGGCTCGATAGCCTGAAAAAGGTTCTGCAGCGAGTTCAGTCCTCCCGCCGAAGCGCCTATGCCTACCATAATGGGGATTTGTTCCGTCGATCGCGAGCTATCGAGCTCGAGTGCCAGGTTTTCGCTTCCGCTGCTCATCCGTGTTACCGATATAGGTCAGATTTCGGCTCAAAGCTTGTATAAAGGCTCCAGGTCTCCGGCTACCGGCCGCTCGCCGGTCCTGGAAACGGCCGCCGGGACAGACCGGAAAGCGGCCCACAGGGCCTGCCCTTCCCAAACCGATTCCGGATCCCGGTAAAGTGTGCGGTTGAGCCGCCCGACTTCACGAGCCAATTCCCCGGAGCAGCGGCGCTCCAGGTCATCCAGGCCCATCGGGCAGGCCGAAGGCCAGCGCCGCTCTGCCCAGTCCAAGAGAGCCTGGCGCGCCGCCGCGGGGTCGTTGGTCCGGCAGGCCGTTTTCAAAGCCTCCACGGCGGCGCGTTCCGAGCGCGAATCGTCCAGCGGCCGCGCGGCCGGAGGTTGTCCGCGCTTTCGGCCGAGCCACCACGCCCCGGCGGTTGCCAGCCAGCCCAGGCCGAACAGCAGGCTCAGCCAAAACCATAATCCGCCGACTGCCGGCAGCTCGCCCAAGGGCGAAGATGGCCGTTGTACCGGCGCAGCCGGCGTTCCGGCACCGGTGGCCGGCAAGGCAGGCGCGGGGGGCGCAGCCGGTTCCGGTGCTTGAGCTCCGGGTAGTACGGTCAGGGTTCGTTCGGAAAGTCGTGCGATCTCCATGCGCTCCGTCTTGGTGTTCCACCAGGGGATTTCGATCGCCGGCATCGGATAGGTCCCGGAGCGGGCGGGAATCAATGCAATTTTCTCCTGGCGGACGCTGGCAAGGCCGGTTGTCAGTTTTTCCTCGTTCAGCAGCGGCTGATCGGGATAGCGTTTGATGTCGGCAGGCAATCCCTTCGACACCTGGGGCTCCAATTCGGGCAGCAAGCCCACGGTCGCCCCGTCGGCCCGTACGGTGATGGTGCGGGTGATCGGCTCGCCCGCCGCAGGTCGAGGGGGATTCTGTGACCAGGAGTCTTGGATTTCCAGGCGTTCGGCCGGCAGCCAGTGCCTGCCGGCAAATACCGCCGGAATCGGCCGGACGTCCAGAGTCAGCGAATCCGAATGCGCGCGCAAGACGCGCGACGAATGGCTGAAGAACTGATTGAAGATCGAGCGTCCGCCGACCGCGCTTCGCGCCTCGATGGTCACGGGGTCCAAGAGAAGAGTTCCGCTCTTCTGCGGGAAGACGGCGTATTTCCGTTCGACCGCCGTGTATTGAATGCCGTTGCGACGGGTATTGTAGCGCCTATCGTCGCCGAGCTTCTGAATCAGAGCCTGGTCGGCCGAGGGCTCGCTGAGATTGGCGTTGCTGAAGTGGATGCGGCTCAACACGCGAATCGTGTAAATCACCTGCGCCTGCACAAAAGGATTTTTCGGCTCGGCCTCGACTTCGAGGAAAATATCTTCGCCGTTGCCACCCACGGTCGAAGGCGGCGATCCGCCGATCCGGACAGTGAAGGCTTGGGATCGATCGGCCCCGAACGCGATGGGTGGAACCGTCAGCGTGCCTACCCGTTTCGACATGACCGTCACCTGCCACTCGGTACGTTTGCTGAAACGTCCGTTGATGAGGGAAATTTGGCTGCTTTGCGATTGGCCCAGAACATGGAAGTCCTTTTCGAGGGGCGTGAAGTCCGGATCGTCGTCGGGCGCTTTTTCGCTGGAAAAGATCAGCGTGAAGGATTCGTTCAGCGGCACCGGATCGCGGTCGGCGGTCACGCTGATGTCCGCCGCCGAAACCATCCCCGCGGGGAACAGGAAGATTAGGGGCCATAGACGGAGTAACCCGAGGAAAACCGACAGCAGCCGATGGCCGTCGGGGCGGAAACTCGGGGCGGCGGGATACCGCCGGAGAGAACCGGAATGGGCAAAAGAGAGGTCGCTCATGGTCTGGGTTCCGTGCCTTGAGTCCGTTGTCGTTGCATGTGCTGATAATAGAACTTGCGTTTCAGAAGGCCGCCCGGATCGTCGGGGATACGCCGCAACCATTGCTCCTCGGCTTGCCGGGATTCGTCGGTGCTTCCGGTTTCCGCTGCTGCGGCGGCCCTGTCCTCGCCCGACTCTCCGTCCTCTGCGCGGTCCGCCGCATGGTCCGGAGCACGATCCGGTTCGGCATCGGGCTGTTGCTGTGCCTGGCTTTCCCGTCCGGATGCGCCTTCGGGGCGCTCGCTTTTGCCGTCTGACCCGTCGTCCTTGGACCGGGCGCCGTTTTCCCCGGCATCTTGCTCGTGGGAATCGCCGCCTTTGGCTTGCCGGTCCCGGTCGTCCGATTGTTCCTGAGGCGATTGCGCGGATTTGGAATCGGAGTCCGAATCCGAATCTTCGGGATGGTTTTGTTTCTCTTTCTGTTGCTGCTGTTGCTGTTGTTCCAGGGCCTTTTCGACGAGTTCCTTGTTATAGCGGGCATCCGCGTTTTCCGGATCGAGCTCCAGAGCACTCCGGTAAGCCTTGATGGCTTCCTGGTAGCGGCCCTGCCGAGCAAGGGCATTGCCGCGATTATAATGGCCGTCCGCGGAAGTCGGTTTTTCCAGGAGCTTGGCCGCCTCCTCGTACTGTCCTGCCTTGTACCGGGCTGCCGCTTTCCATTCCGGGTTCTCGAACTTGCCGGCCGCGGCTTCGTATTTCTCGGCTTGAAAAGCTTGTCGAGCTTGCTGGTCGGGGGTCCGCCACAGGCCTTTCCAGTCCAGTGCCTGGGCGTCATGCGGAACCGGGACGGTCAAGACCAAAAGCCAGACGGCGATCCATCCCCGCCGGAACGACAAGGCCGCGAGCGGCAGGAGTGCCAGCAGCAGCCAGACGCCATGTTCTTCCCACTGATCCACACGCAGGCTCTTTTCGTTTTGAGTATCGGTTGCCGCATGCTGTTCGAAAAAACCCATGAGGGCGTCGAGATCGGAAGCGTCGGTCGTGAGATTCCAATAGATGCCGCCCCCGGCCCGGGTCAGCTTCCGTAATGCCGCGCTATCGAGCCGCGGAACCACGATGTTGCCGGTGTGATCCTTCAGGAACCCGCCTTCCGGAAGCGGCACGGGCGCGCCCTCTTCGGTTCCGGCGCCCAGCACCGAGATGCGGTAGCCGTCCGATTTCAGCCGGTGTGCAATCTCCTCCGCCGCGGCCGCCCGCTCCCCGGCAGAGATCAGCAGGATGTCGCCGGATCGCAAGCCGGCCTGGCTCAACAGCCTGGCGGCGGATTCCAGTGCCAGGTCGATGCGCTCCCCCCGGACCGGCATCAAGCGGGTGTCGAGGGCGAAAAGCTGCGCCGAGATGGTGGCCGCATCGTCGGTCAGCGGCGTCACGGTAAACGCATCGCCGGCATAGACCACCAGAGCGGTCTGGCCGTCCTTGCGCGCTCTTAGAAGGTCGGCGATCTTGTAGCGGGCGCGCTCCAGGCGGCTCGGCTTGAGGTCGGCGGCGTCCATGGACGAAGAAAGATCGAGTACGATGACGACGGCGGCGATATTGCGGAAAGCCGGCGCGGGCAGTCGTTCCCAAACCGGCCCGGCCAGGGCGAGAATGGCCGCGAGGCCGCCCAGGGCGGCGATGAGCAGCGGGTAAAATCCGGCTCGGCCTTCCCGGCCGATAAGCACATAAGGCAGCAGTGCTTCGTCGCAGATGTGCTTCCAGCCCCCGCTTCTGCGGCGGCGCCGGTAGAGCCTCCAAAGCAGTGCCGCCAGCGGAAGGATGGCGAGAAGCCACCAGGGTCTCAAGAAATGGAAATCGGTCATGGGCAATCGTTGTCGCGATTCATCGCTTCAGACGGCGAAAATATCGTCGCCAGCAGCAGGTTTTGACACGGCATTTCATTCCCGCAGTTTGGTTACGGCCAAAAGGCCCGCCAGCAGCAGCGCGGCGGCCAGGGGCCAGGGATAGAGCTCGGTCCGCGGCCGGTAAAAATGTCTTGCCCGCTCCACCGGCTCCAGTTCGTCCAGGAGCTGGTAAATGTGTTCGAGTTCGTTGGTATCCCGCGCCCGGAAATAGCGGCCGCCGGTTTTTTCGGCGATCGCATTCATGGTTTCTTCGTCGAGATCCTGGGATGGGTTTACCCGCCGGGTGCCGAAAAGATCGTTGACCACCATCTGATCCGCCCCGACGCCGATCGTGTAGATTTTCAGCTTTTCCCGCGCCGCGACCTCGGCCGCCTGCAGGGGCGAAACCGCGCCGGCGGTATTGGCTCCGTCGCTGAGCAGGATCAACACCCGCTGGTCCGCGGGGTTGTCCCTGAGACGCTTGGCGGCGAGTCCAATGGCGTCGCCGATGGCGGTCTTGTCGCCGGCGAGCCCGATGACGGCCTCGTCCAGCAGTATGTGCACCGTGGTGCGATCGAAGGTCAACGGCGCCTGCAGGTAGGCCCGTTCGCCGAACAGGATCAGGCCGATACGGTCGCCCACGCGCCGTTCGATGAACTGCCCGGCCACCCATTGCGTTGCGGTCAGGCGATCCACGGATCGTCCGTGCAGGAAAAAATCCTCGATTTCCATGCTGCCGGAAAGATCGACCGCCAGCATCAGGTCTCGGCCGCTCACGGCCTGTTCGATGGGATCGCCGAGCCACTGCGGACGTGCCGCGGCGCCGACCAGCAAAACCCAGCCGGCGACGGCAATCCACAAGGCATGCGGTTTGCCCTGCTTGACGCCCTGATTCGAGGGGAGTCCGTCCAGTTCCTCGAGAAACGGCGTACGCAGCGCCGCGCCGCCGGCGTCCGCTGCCGCGGGCAAGGCGCGGCGGATCAGCCAGGGCAAGGGTAAAACCAGAAAGACCCAGATCCAGACGAATTCGATCATTCCAAAAAACGGCGGTTAGCGGCTTCACCCGAAAGGTGAAACCGGCATCGGTGGAAGACAGGACGGTCGGAATCCATAAGGCTTTTATACTCCATTCAGCGGCCATTTGCCGGTTCTAGGATCGCGGCTCCGTGGCTGCCCGACCGGGGGCGGAGACTTTTCGAGGCGGTGCGACGTCGGTCGGCAGGGCCTTCAGCCATTCCCGGCAAAGCGTTATCAGGCTGTCCATATCCGCATCGCCCACCGGCCGGTATGGCGCATCCAGCAGAGCTCGGCCGACACCCCGGGAAAAGCGGGGTTCGCCGAGCGGCCGGTCGAGCCATTCCAGCCAGGCTTCGCCGGTCAGTCCGGCCACCTCCTGGCGAGGGAAGGCGCTTATGCCGGCACGGCGCAGCAGGACCGACAGTCTTCTCAACTTTTCGGTCATGCCCGTGGAAGAGTCCATTTGCAGCGCATCCAGTTCCCGCAAAGCGAGCTTCGCCACGGTGACCCGGCGCCGCCGGCGAACCAGCCCTGCCACCGCGGCGATCAGCAAGACAACCGTGGCCGACACGATCCACCACCCAATTGCGGGCGGCCACCAGCCGATCGGGTCCGGAAGATGAATATCGCGTAAGGGCAAGGGTTCCATGGCTAAAAATGGTAAAGCGAGCGACGGCTGCCTTGCTGCAGGACCAGAAAGGGCTCGTCGGTGGTGCGGCAGTAAACGAGGCGTATGCCGTGGCGCCGGGCCAGGTCGGCCAAGCGTTCCTCGCGCTCCCGGAAGGCGCGCTCGTAGATGTCGACGGTTCGCCCATCGGCGTTCAGCAAAACGTCACGGCGCCCGTCGCTGAACCGGTGTGGCCCCAGGGGCAGGCGTTCCTCCAAGGGGTCGGAAATGAACACCAGCACCAGGTCGCAGTGTCGGGACAGGCGGCCCAAGCCGGCTTCGCCGGCGGGCGTCAAATGACGGAAGTCGCTGAATAGGAACACCAGGCTGCCGGGACGGGCATGGCGCGGCAGGCGAACCAGGGCGTCCTGCAAGGCGGCTTCCGGCGCGATCGGGTTCCGGGGGGACGCCTGGTCGACCAGCAATTTGAGGAGCCTCAATACCGCGCGGTGGCCGTGCTCCGGTTTGAGCTCGACGCTTTCGGTTTCGGAAAAAATCTGCCCGCCGATGCGGTCGCCGTGGCGGCGGGCGCTCCAGGCGATGAGGGCGGCGAGCCGGGCGGCCATGGCCGATTTGAACATGCCCCGGGTTGCGAAGAACATCGCCGAGCGGTAGTCCACGGTCAGGAATACCGGCCTTTCCCGTTCTTCCCGGAAAAGCTTGGTATGCGGCTTGCCGGTGCGGGCCGTGACGCGCCAGTCGAGGTTGCGCACGTCGTCGCCATGGGTGTAGGGCCGGGTTTCGTCGAACTCCATGCCGCGCCCCTTGAACGTCGAGAGATATTGTCCGCTCTGCAGGGCGCGGGCAGTCGGCCGGGCGAGCGTCAGTCCCGCCGCCGGCTGGCTGAGTCGGATCAGATCCTCGAGCGTCGGACGGACCAGGGAGTGGCCGGTCGACGTCGTAGCCGGAAAGCTCGGAGGCGATGGAGTGGCCATATTGAGGTGAAGGTTCAGTTCAAAAAACGCTGCAACACATTATCCAAAAAATTCCAGCCGGTGTCGGTACAGCGAATGATGCCGTCGCGCCGTTCCAGCCAGTCCGCGGCAACGCACTCGGACAGTGCCGGCTCGAGCGCGGCCAAGGGCAGGCCGGTGTTTTCGCCGAAAGCGGCTTCGGCGAAGCCCTCGCGGAGACGAAGATGATTCATCAGGAACTCGAAGGGCAAGTCTTCCCGCGGGACCACGGCACGTCCGCCCTGCCGGTCCGGCCGGCCGGCGAATTCCAGGTAGTGCTGCGGGTGTTTGATCTTCCAGGTACGCGTTACGGCGGGTTCGGCCGCGTTCGTAATCTTGCCGTGAGCGCCCGCGCCTATGCCCAGATAATCGCCGAACCGCCAATAATTGAGATTGTGCCGGCAGCGGTAGCCTTCACGGGCATAGGCGGACACTTCGTACTGGCGGTAGCCGTGATCCGCCAGCAGCGCCTGGCAGCTTTGCTGCATGGCCCAGATGCGATCGTCCTCGGGAAGCCGCGGAGGGAATTTATGGAACACGGTATTGGGTTCCAGGGTGAGCTGATAGAACGAGATATGGGTGGGGTTGAGGCCGATCGCGGTTCGAATGTCCGCCAGCGCTTCGTCGACCGTTTGGTCCGGCAGGCCGAACATCAGATCCAGGTTGAAGTTCTCGAACCCCGCTTCGCGGGCTATCCCGGCGGCGAGCCCCGCTTCGCGGCGATCATGAATGCGGCCGAGTTTTTTAAGATGAGCGTCATGAAAGCTCTGAATGCCGATCGACAGCCGGTTGATGCCGGCCTCGCGAAAACCCTCGAATTTTCCGATCTCCGCGGTGCCCGGATTGGCCTCCATGGTGATTTCTGCCGCCGCCGCCACGGTCAGCCTCGACCGGATGCCTTCCAAGAGATCGCGAATCGCGTCCGGGCTGAAAAGGCTGGGCGTGCCGCCGCCGATGAAGATCGTTTCCACCGTGCGTCCCGCGACCAAGGGTGTCTGTTGTTCGAGGTCGAGGAGCAGCGCGTTCACGTATTCACGCTCCGGCAGGGCGCCGTCTGCAGCGTGCGAGTTGAAGTCGCAATAAGGGCATTTCCGCACGCACCAGGGCATGTGGATGTAAAGGCCGAGCGGGAGTGTCGAAACCATGATCCGGGACATTGTACCCGAGATGGCAGGGTTTGATGGGCGAGAAGCCGTGTCGGCACCCCGAAAGCCGCGGTGCCGACCACCCGAAATCAGGCTGCGAGTGCGTAATAGGCCAGCAGCCCGTAGCAAGCGAGGGCGGTTCCGCCGTGAACGAGAATCAAGGCTCTGGGCTGAATGCCCTTGGCCCTTTGGAACGAGATGTACAGTCCGGCGGCGATGATGATGAGTGCCAGGCCGATTATGACGTAGAGACGTGTGTCACCCTCCAGGGCGGCCATGATCACCAGAGCCGATCCCAGCAGCGCCAGGCCGCCATGGATGAGGGCGTACAAGCGGGAGCTGCCTCGTCCCTTGAAGGCATCGATTCCCATGCCCGCCCCCATGAGTGCCACCAATGTAAAAACCGCAACGGACAACATCAACATGATCTTCTCCTTAATAATCAGATGATGGACAAGGTGTCGATTGTAGGGAGGCCTGGATTTAACGGCAAGTCGTGAATCAAGTTGAAATTACTTATTTCCCGGATGGTTTGGCAGCCGCTCCCGGAGACGGCTGAGGATTCCCCGGACGACGGATTCGGGCGGTTCGCCGATATCGATCGTGATGGCATCGCAGGGTTCCTCGAGCGTCGCGAACTGACTGGGAAGAAGATCCGGAGGCATGAAATGTCCATTCCGCTGCGCGAGGCGGTCGCGAATGAGCTCGAAGGAGCCTTTCAGGTATACGAAAAACACTTCGCGATGTCCGCGCGCAAGGCGCTCTCGATAGATGTGCCGCAGCGCCGAACAGGCGACGACGGCGCAGCGCTTTTCTTCTATGGACCTTTCGATCAGCTCGGCGACTCGTTCGATCCACGGCTCCCGGTCGGCATCGGTCAAAGGCTGATGCCGCGCCATTTTCGCGATATTCCGTTCGGGATGGAAATCGTCCCCGTCGAAGAACGGCCAGCCGAGAGATTCGGCGAGCCGCCGGCCGATGGTGGATTTGCCGGAGCCCGAGACGCCGATGAGCACAATGACGATGACCGGGGGATTCACGATGCGGCCTGACGAAGCGCAACGAAACCGGCGCTGAATGATTTCGTCCCGGCCTCAGTCCTTGCGTGAGTCGGTTTCCGGAAGCGTGTGCAGTACTTTTCCGTAGCGTTCCTCCAGATCGGCGCGGTCGCTGGCGTCCGGTAGATTGCCCAGCGTGTTTCTGTAAATCAAGCGGGCGTGTCGGATCAGAGCGTCACGATAAGGTTCCGGTAGTTCGGCCTCCGTCAGGACGGCGATCATGTCCAGGAGGCGAATGGCCACGGCCTCGTTATTCCTGGCGTTCTGGCGCAGTTGATTGAACGCCGCATCGAGAATGCCCTCGTAGGTGTAAGGCGCGGTAACGACGCAGATTCGCCCGTCGGTACCGCGGCACAGCGGCGACGTCAGCGTCCTCGTGGCGAGAAAAGACAGCGCGGCGCCCAGCCAGTCGATGCAATTGACTGCGGTGAAGGGGTCGTTGATGCCGGGCGAAAGTGCGCGGACCGCCACTTCAACCAACTGATCCACGGCGAACTCGGCGTCTTGGATCAGGGTGCGCTGTGGTCCCAGCAGAAAGCATTTCCCGATCTCCGCGGCGATTTTTTCGGTAACCGCTTCGCGCGGCGAAGCCAGGGCCAGCACGTGGCCCTCGATGATGAACTGGCCCGGCCGCTTGAGCAGATGCACGAGCAGCTGGTTTCGCTCGGCAATATTCCTGACCCGCTCCAGCTCGATCGCGTCCAGATAACCGTTGCCGGGCGCCGGAATGCCGAGAGCGCGTTCCGCGAAATCGGCCGGCAGTTGAAGCTCCCCTTCCTTGGGTCTATCCCGCCCGCTCGGGTCGGCCGCTTCCGGGAAAAGGCTGCCGAAAGTCTCGATCAGGCGTGTGCCTACGTTTTCGACGATATTCGGCGCCTGTATGAAAGTGGCGACCCGATGGATGAAATAAATCAGCAGACCGAAACTGAGCACCCCGAGAATCAGCGCGACGCTGACCGAAAGATGGGGAATGTCCGCCCCGTCATCGGTCGAACGGACACGAGTCAACACCAGGATGGCGTAGATGAAAGTCGCGATGAAGCCGCCGAAAACGATCTGGGTACCCCCTTGCCGCATGAAGTTCGGCAGAAGGCGCGGGCCGAATTGGGACGATGCGTTGGAAAGCACCAGCATGGCGATGGAAAACACCACCCCTGCCACCGTGATTGCGGAGGACGCCAGCGTGGACAAAATCGCCTGCGCCCCCGGTGCGTCCATGACGTAGAGGTCGGAGAGAAAGGGCAGGTATCGTTCGCGCGCTTCCTGATCGACCAGAAACAGCAAGATCGCCAGGACCGCGGCCGTCACCGACATCAGAGCAGGGACGAACCAGTAGCTTGAACGGAGGGTTTCCCAGAGTTGGACCAGGTGGAGTTTCATATGGAGTTGGACCACGCGTGAGCGACAACCATTCCTGAATGGATCGGCGATTTTACCGGGCTCATGGATACACCGCGTACATGGTAGGATCGGACCATTGGGTTCTTGTCGCCGAAAATGGATCAGGTCTGAATCGATGATCGACGAACAAAGCCATTTGCGGTTGCGCGAACCAAGCGTTCTATTTCCTGTCCATCGAGTGGGGCTCGATAGCCGAGCCCCGCTTTTTTGCTGAAAAACAATAAACGAGATATCTGATGGAATTTGCTGGAATCCTCATGTTGCTGATCCAGATCGGATTCGCCGTTCACGCCATTCGTCACGGCCAATCGCTGCTCTGGGTATTTTTGATCATTTTTCTGCCGCTGCTCGGCTGCATACTCTATTCGGTGATGGTGCTGCTGCCCGAAATCATCCAGAGCCGGACCGCCCGGCGCGGTTCCAAGGCTCTGTTGAGAACGCTCGATCCCCAGAAAGAGCTGAGAAAACGGCGTGAAGCACTGGAGCTATCGGACACCGTAGGCAACCGCAGCGCACTGGCGCAGGAATATCTTAAGCAAGGCATGCTCGACGATGCCATCGCACTGTACGAGAGCTCGCTCACCGGGATGTACCGCACCGATCCCGATCTTCTGTTCGGTCTCGCCAAGGCGCTGGTTGAAGCGAAACAGTTCGGGCGCGCCCGGGACACTCTCGAAACGCTGACGACGGCCAATCCCGAATTCGAACACCAGGACGCGCACCTGCTCTACGCGCGCGCGCTCGAAGCGCTGGGCGAACTCGATCGGGCCTTGGAGGAATATCGGGCG containing:
- a CDS encoding gluconokinase, encoding MNPPVIVIVLIGVSGSGKSTIGRRLAESLGWPFFDGDDFHPERNIAKMARHQPLTDADREPWIERVAELIERSIEEKRCAVVACSALRHIYRERLARGHREVFFVYLKGSFELIRDRLAQRNGHFMPPDLLPSQFATLEEPCDAITIDIGEPPESVVRGILSRLRERLPNHPGNK
- the hemW gene encoding radical SAM family heme chaperone HemW is translated as MVSTLPLGLYIHMPWCVRKCPYCDFNSHAADGALPEREYVNALLLDLEQQTPLVAGRTVETIFIGGGTPSLFSPDAIRDLLEGIRSRLTVAAAAEITMEANPGTAEIGKFEGFREAGINRLSIGIQSFHDAHLKKLGRIHDRREAGLAAGIAREAGFENFNLDLMFGLPDQTVDEALADIRTAIGLNPTHISFYQLTLEPNTVFHKFPPRLPEDDRIWAMQQSCQALLADHGYRQYEVSAYAREGYRCRHNLNYWRFGDYLGIGAGAHGKITNAAEPAVTRTWKIKHPQHYLEFAGRPDRQGGRAVVPREDLPFEFLMNHLRLREGFAEAAFGENTGLPLAALEPALSECVAADWLERRDGIIRCTDTGWNFLDNVLQRFLN
- a CDS encoding VWA domain-containing protein, with the protein product MTDFHFLRPWWLLAILPLAALLWRLYRRRRRSGGWKHICDEALLPYVLIGREGRAGFYPLLIAALGGLAAILALAGPVWERLPAPAFRNIAAVVIVLDLSSSMDAADLKPSRLERARYKIADLLRARKDGQTALVVYAGDAFTVTPLTDDAATISAQLFALDTRLMPVRGERIDLALESAARLLSQAGLRSGDILLISAGERAAAAEEIAHRLKSDGYRISVLGAGTEEGAPVPLPEGGFLKDHTGNIVVPRLDSAALRKLTRAGGGIYWNLTTDASDLDALMGFFEQHAATDTQNEKSLRVDQWEEHGVWLLLALLPLAALSFRRGWIAVWLLVLTVPVPHDAQALDWKGLWRTPDQQARQAFQAEKYEAAAGKFENPEWKAAARYKAGQYEEAAKLLEKPTSADGHYNRGNALARQGRYQEAIKAYRSALELDPENADARYNKELVEKALEQQQQQQQKEKQNHPEDSDSDSDSKSAQSPQEQSDDRDRQAKGGDSHEQDAGENGARSKDDGSDGKSERPEGASGRESQAQQQPDAEPDRAPDHAADRAEDGESGEDRAAAAAETGSTDESRQAEEQWLRRIPDDPGGLLKRKFYYQHMQRQRTQGTEPRP
- a CDS encoding BatD family protein, which translates into the protein MSDLSFAHSGSLRRYPAAPSFRPDGHRLLSVFLGLLRLWPLIFLFPAGMVSAADISVTADRDPVPLNESFTLIFSSEKAPDDDPDFTPLEKDFHVLGQSQSSQISLINGRFSKRTEWQVTVMSKRVGTLTVPPIAFGADRSQAFTVRIGGSPPSTVGGNGEDIFLEVEAEPKNPFVQAQVIYTIRVLSRIHFSNANLSEPSADQALIQKLGDDRRYNTRRNGIQYTAVERKYAVFPQKSGTLLLDPVTIEARSAVGGRSIFNQFFSHSSRVLRAHSDSLTLDVRPIPAVFAGRHWLPAERLEIQDSWSQNPPRPAAGEPITRTITVRADGATVGLLPELEPQVSKGLPADIKRYPDQPLLNEEKLTTGLASVRQEKIALIPARSGTYPMPAIEIPWWNTKTERMEIARLSERTLTVLPGAQAPEPAAPPAPALPATGAGTPAAPVQRPSSPLGELPAVGGLWFWLSLLFGLGWLATAGAWWLGRKRGQPPAARPLDDSRSERAAVEALKTACRTNDPAAARQALLDWAERRWPSACPMGLDDLERRCSGELAREVGRLNRTLYRDPESVWEGQALWAAFRSVPAAVSRTGERPVAGDLEPLYKL
- a CDS encoding DUF58 domain-containing protein; the encoded protein is MATPSPPSFPATTSTGHSLVRPTLEDLIRLSQPAAGLTLARPTARALQSGQYLSTFKGRGMEFDETRPYTHGDDVRNLDWRVTARTGKPHTKLFREERERPVFLTVDYRSAMFFATRGMFKSAMAARLAALIAWSARRHGDRIGGQIFSETESVELKPEHGHRAVLRLLKLLVDQASPRNPIAPEAALQDALVRLPRHARPGSLVFLFSDFRHLTPAGEAGLGRLSRHCDLVLVFISDPLEERLPLGPHRFSDGRRDVLLNADGRTVDIYERAFREREERLADLARRHGIRLVYCRTTDEPFLVLQQGSRRSLYHF
- a CDS encoding DUF4381 domain-containing protein; protein product: MEPLPLRDIHLPDPIGWWPPAIGWWIVSATVVLLIAAVAGLVRRRRRVTVAKLALRELDALQMDSSTGMTEKLRRLSVLLRRAGISAFPRQEVAGLTGEAWLEWLDRPLGEPRFSRGVGRALLDAPYRPVGDADMDSLITLCREWLKALPTDVAPPRKVSAPGRAATEPRS
- a CDS encoding vWA domain-containing protein gives rise to the protein MIEFVWIWVFLVLPLPWLIRRALPAAADAGGAALRTPFLEELDGLPSNQGVKQGKPHALWIAVAGWVLLVGAAARPQWLGDPIEQAVSGRDLMLAVDLSGSMEIEDFFLHGRSVDRLTATQWVAGQFIERRVGDRIGLILFGERAYLQAPLTFDRTTVHILLDEAVIGLAGDKTAIGDAIGLAAKRLRDNPADQRVLILLSDGANTAGAVSPLQAAEVAAREKLKIYTIGVGADQMVVNDLFGTRRVNPSQDLDEETMNAIAEKTGGRYFRARDTNELEHIYQLLDELEPVERARHFYRPRTELYPWPLAAALLLAGLLAVTKLRE